A stretch of DNA from Anaerobacillus isosaccharinicus:
GAATAGCGATTAGTATTGCTTCTAGCTTCCGTGATTTTCCAACAAGTCCAACAGATGTGGCTATTGGAGAAATTGGTTTAACAGGAGAGGTGCGTCGAGTTTCACGGATTGAGCAACGTGTGATTGAAGCTGCCAAATTAGGATTTAAAAGAGTCATTATCCCGGAAAAAAATCTTGGAGGCTGGAATATCCCTAATGGAATTTCTGTAGTTGGAGTTGCAACGGTGAAAGAGGCATTAGACATCTTGATGGGAGGTTAACAATTTGGATCATAGTAATAAAACAGCATTTATAAATGATGTTTTAAAATTAGTTGCCCCTGGTACTCCGTTACGAGAGGGGATAGATAATGTTTTAAGGGCAAAGACTGGCGGACTTATAGTATTAGGCTACAATAATGAGATGATGAATATCGTAGATGGGGGATTTTTTATTAATTGTGAGTTATCACCAGCTTATTTATATGAATTAGCCAAAATGGATGGTGCAATTATTTTAAGTGAAGATGCAAGTCGGATATTATATGCGAATACACAATTGGTACCCAATTCATCAATTGCTTCAACAGAAACAGGTATTAGGCATCGAACGGCGGAAAGAGTTGCGCGCCAAACGGATAATTTAGTCATTTCTATCTCGCAAAGGAGAAACGTTATTACACTTTATCAAGGTGAATACCGTTACTCACTAAAAGACATTGGAGTGATTTTGACAAAAGCAAACCAAGCGATTCAAACACTTGAAAAATACAAGTCGGTCCTTGATCAAGGAATTACAAATTTAGGAGCGCTTGAGTTTGAAGAGCTAGTGACCTTTCAAGAAGTATCCCAAGTTATTCACCGTGTGGAAATGGTACTTCGAATAAAAAGTGAAATCTTAAACTATGTAAATGAGCTAGGTAATGAAGGTAGATTGATTTCCATGCAACTTGAAGAACTCGTTTCCAATGTTGAAAAAGAAGCTGGTCTTCTAATAAAAGATTATGTTAAAGATCATCATCAAGATGAACGAGTGATTTTAAAACAGTTGAAAAAACTATCAAACGATGAACTATTAGATGACCTTGTCATAGTAAAACTTTTAGGCTTTTCAAAAAATATAAATTTGTCAGAGCATACAATAACACCAAGGGGGTACCGTATTTTACATAAAATACCGAGGATTCCTCCGATTGTTGTGGAAAACCTTATCGATAAGTTTGAGGATATTAGGCAAATCATGCGAGCCTCAATTGAAGAGCTAGACGAAGTCGATGGAATTGGTGAAGCGAGGGCGAAGAAGATTAAAGAAGGTTTAACTAGAATTCAAGAACAATTGTTTATTGACCGACACATATAAGAAACACCTTGACTGTGTTTTGTATTGACGTTATAATGAAATATTTTTGTGGAAAATTGACATTGTACGTCTACTTTGTTATTTTTAAACTATGTATAATTTGAAAATTCCTTCACAGAAATTATAAATTGATTAATTTTAAAGTTTGACCTTTGAAATTAATGTCTATACTGGTAAAGGAGGTGAAATAGATGCTAAGATGGATCGTAAAACTTTTCTTTGTTTTTTTAGGTGGAACATTAGGATATCTATTTGTTCCAGACTTAATACAAAACTTAAATTTGGGGTTACCTGATTGGATTACAAATTCATATGTAGGTGCAGCTATAATTGGAGCAATCATATTTTATTTATCATCATTTTGGATTACAGATTATATTGTGGGGTTAATTCGCTTAGTGGAAGAGAAATTAGTTAAGGCCCCAGTTACAGATGTTCTTTTTGGGACGATGGGAATTATATTTGGACTAATTGTAGCATTTTTAATTGTACTACCACTAAATACCATTAATATTCCTGTCCTAAGCACTGTGTTGCCAATATTTTTAACTTTGCTATTAGGATATTTAGGCTTTCAGGTGGGATTTAAAAAGCGAGATGAATTAATAAGCTTATTCACTAGAAAAAGTGATAGAAAAAAAGAAATTGACGAAGTAGTGAAAGAAAGACACGGTGTCGAACTTAAGATTTTAGATACGAGTGTTATTATTGATGGAAGAATCGCAGACATTTGTCAAACCGGCTTTCTAGAAGGAACGTTAGTAATCCCTCAATTTGTTCTTGAGGAACTGCAACATATCGCAGATTCTTCTGACGTACTAAAAAGAAACCGTGGACGTCGAGGCTTAGATATATTGAATAAAATTCAAAAAGAATTATCAATTAATGTTGAAATTTATGAAGGCGATTTTGATGAAATTCAGGAAGTAGATAGTAAGTTAGTGAAACTTGCTAAACTAGTATCTGGGCTTGTTGTCACGAATGACTTTAATTTAAATAAAGTCTGTGACCTTCAAGGAGTCCCTGTCTTGAATATTAATGACTTAGCTAATGCAGTAAAACCAATCGTCTTACCTGGTGAAGAACTTCATGTTCAAGTAATTAAAGACGGAAAAGAGCATAATCAAGGCATTGCTTATTTAGACGACGGAACAATGATCGTTGTGGAAGGTGGTCGCGACTTTATTAGTAAACACATTGATGTAATTGTCACAAGTGTATTACAGACGTCTGCTGGAAGAATGATTTTTGCTAAACCCAAAGTATTAGAAAAAGCTTTGTAGTACGAAAAGCGGAAACGCCCGTCAAGTCCCGACTAGCAAATGTTCTGTCAGTAAAAAGTGCGCTATTTCACTTTTTAGCTAAGAAAAAGTAAAATCCTTTTTCCTCGACAGGTTATTTGACCGCGAGGGACTGGGCGTTGGAGCTAGACAAAGAAAAGCGGAAACGCCCGTCATATATTTAAAAAAACGTTAGGTCAGTTGTTTCTGGCCTGACGTTTCCTTTTTATGAGGAGTTCGCTATAATCAAAGCTAGAGACTTTTTAGGTGATAGGAGGAACTTTTCTATGATGTATTCCGTAGTAATTCCTGCAGCTGGTCAAGGTAAGAGAATGAAATTAAATAAAAATAAACAATTTCTAATACTAGAAGAAAAGCCGGTTATCATTCATACCTTAGCGGTTTTTCAAAGGGATAGCTGGTGTGAAGAAATTATTATAGTCGCTAATTCCTCAGAAGTTGAACAAATAAAGGAATTAATAAGTACATATGGAATAACAAAAGTAAATAAAATTGTTCCTGGTGGTAACGAGCGACAAAATAGTGTTTATAATGGTTTGAAGGCAATTGAGAAAGCAGAGATTGTTCTTATTCATGATGGAGCTCGTCCCTTTGTTACAGAAGAGCTTATTCATAAGTTAGTTGTAGAAGCCGAAAATAAAGATGCCGCTATTTTAGCTGTACCTATTAAGGATACGGTAAAAGAAAGTGACGGAACTAAAGTTTTACATACTGTTGATCGCTCTATGTTGTGGTCCGCTCAGACGCCCCAAGCTTTCAAGTCTGAAATCATTTTGCAGGCTCATGAATGGGCAGACAAAAATCAATTTATTGGAACTGATGACGCAAGTCTTTTAGAACAACTTCAAAAAGGTGTTTCAATCGTCTTAGGAGATTATTTTAATATTAAATTAACAACTCCAGAAGATATCGTTTTTGCACAATCTATTATGGAAGTGAAACGAGGGGGAAATGAATGATGAGAATTGGACAAGGTTATGATGTACACCAACTAGTCGAAGGGCGACCGTTAATTATTGGTGGTATAGAAATACCTCATGAAAAAGGATTGTTAGGGCATTCTGATGCCGATGTATTACTACATACAGTAGCTGATGCTGTTCTAGGAGCGATTGCTGAAGGCGATATCGGCAAACACTTTCCTGATACAGACCCAGCCTATAAAGGAGCAGATTCTGCAAAGCTTTTATCTCATGTCTGGGAGTTAGTAAAGCAAAAGGGATATAAGCTAGGCAATATTGATTGTACAATTATTGCCCAAAGGCCGAAAATGGCACCATACATTCCAAAAATGAGACAAAGAATAAGCGAGTTACTAGAAGCTGATATAGATCAAGTCAATGTAAAAGCAACAACAACAGAAAAACTAGGCTTTTGTGGAAGAGAAGAAGGCATAGCCTCCCAAGCAACTGTCCTTTTAGTGAAAATGTAAAATTCAAAATGTAAAATGTAATTTATTGCGAAATCGCTTCGTATTCCACTTTAACTAATTCTACATTTTACATTCTACATTTTACATTATAGAATAAGAAAAGCTATAAGAAGGAAACGGAAGGGTGTTATTATGTCAAGACAAGTACGAGTTCGCTTTGCTCCAAGTCCAACGGGGCATTTGCATATTGGTGGAGCAAGATCTGCTCTTTTTAATTATTTATTTGCTAGAAACCAAGGTGGAAAGTTTATTGTAAGAATTGAAGATACAGACCAAGCAAGAAACGTAGATACAGCTCAAGACAAGCTCCTTGAAAGCATGAAGTGGTTAGGGATTGAGTGGGACGAGAGCGTTGATGTTGGCGGCGAGTTTGGTCCATATCGCTGTATGGATCGACTAGAAATATATGAAGAGCATATTAAACAGTTAATCGATAGTGGGAAGGCGTACTACTGTTATATGACTGAAGAAGAAAGTGAAAAAGAACGTGAAGAGCAATTAGCAAAAGGTGAAACGCCGAAATATAGTGGTCGTGACCGTTATTTAACAGCTGAGCAACGTACTGCCCATGAAGAAGCAGGCAAAAAGCCTGTCGTTCGCTTTTTAGTTCCTGAGGGACAAGAGGTAGTTGTTGATGATGCTATACGAGGACGAGTAAGTTTTGAAACAGATGGTATTGGTGATTTTATTATTGCAAGACGTGATGGGATCCCAATGTATAATTTTGCCGTTGTCGTTGATGATCATCTAATGGAAATCTCCCACGTTATCCGTGGTGAAGAACATTTATCAAATGCGCCTCGTCAAGTATTGTTGTATCAAGCATTTGGATGGGAAGCACCAACTTTTGCGCATGCTTCATTAATTCTAAATCAAGATCGTCAAAAAATGAGTAAACGAGACGAGTCGATTATTCAATTCGTTGAGCAATATCGTGATTTAGGTTATTCATCTGAAGCACTTGTTAATTTTTTGGCTCTTCTAGGTTGGTCTCCAGTAGGAGAAGAAGAGATTTTTACGAAAGAAGAAATCATCGAACAATTCAGTTTAGAGCGAGTATCAAAAGCTCCTGCAGTTTTTGATACACAAAAACTTGAATGGATGAATAATCAATATATGAAGAAGGCTCCAGCCGATAAAGTAGTGGAACTAGCGTTGCCACACTTGATAAGTAGTGGTAAACTTCCAGTAGAGATGTCAGAGCAGCAATCTGCTTGGGCTCGCGACTTAATTTTACTACACCAGGAAAAAATGAGTTATGGTGCAGAAATCGTTGGACTTACAGAGTTGTTCTTTAAGTCAGATATTGAGTATAATGAAGAAGCACAAGAAGTTTTAAATGAAGAACAAGTGCCTACTGTTATTCAAGAATTTAAAGCGCAGTTAGAAGCTTTAGAAACATTTACAGCTGAAGATATTAAAGCGGCGACGAAAGCTACACAAAAAGCTACAGGGCAAAAAGGAAAGCAATTATTTATGCCAATTCGTGTAGCAACAACGGGTCAAACCCATGGTCCTGATTTACCACAAGCAATTAGTTTATTAGGAAAAGATATTGTTCTCGCTCGCTTACAAAACCTATTATAAAAAACGTTGATGAGGATTAAGTAAAAGAATCATTTCTTCAAAGAGAGAACTGCCTTGGCTGAAAGCAGTTTAAGAAGTGACTTTGAAATGCCCCTCTGAGTCCTTTGCCAAAAAGCAAAAGTTGAGTTAATGTCCTTTTGACCCTCTCTTGCTTAGTAAGTAAAGGCGGTTCTCCCCGTTAAAGAGTCAAGAGGAGTAGAAACTTACTCAAACAGAGTGGAACCGCGCTAAAAGCGTCTCTGTGCATTATGCACAGAGACGCTTTTTTATATGCCTTTTCAATACTGAAGTTCTGGAGGGAGAGAATAAAAATGTTTAAAACATTAAGAAATGACATTGATGTTGTTTTTGAGCAAGATCCAGCAGCGAGAAATAAGCTTGAAGTAATTTTGACTTATTCAGGACTTCACGCCATTTGGGGGCACAGACTGGCCCATGGTTTATGGAAAAAACGATTGTTTTTTTTGGCTAGACTTTTCTCGCAAATTTCTCGCTTTATTACTGGAATTGAAATCCACCCTGGCGCTGTCATCGGTCAGAGGCTGTTTATCGATCATGGAATGGGAGTCGTTATTGGGGAAACCTGTGAGATAGGAGATAACGTTACGATCTATCAAGGTGTAACATTAGGGGGAACTGGCAAAGAAAAAGGAAAACGCCATCCGACGATTGAGGATAATGTCCTTATTGCATCTGGGGCAAAAATTTTAGGGTCGATGACTATTGGAAAGAATTCTCGAATTGGTGCAGGTTCAGTCGTACTTAAAGAAGTTCCACCCAATTCTACTGTTGTTGGTATTCCAGGTCGTGTCGTTATGCAAGATGGGGTTAAAATTCGCAGAGACTTAGACCATATTAACCTCCCAGATCCAGTCGCCGACAAATTAAAAGAACTAGAAGAAG
This window harbors:
- the disA gene encoding DNA integrity scanning diadenylate cyclase DisA → MDHSNKTAFINDVLKLVAPGTPLREGIDNVLRAKTGGLIVLGYNNEMMNIVDGGFFINCELSPAYLYELAKMDGAIILSEDASRILYANTQLVPNSSIASTETGIRHRTAERVARQTDNLVISISQRRNVITLYQGEYRYSLKDIGVILTKANQAIQTLEKYKSVLDQGITNLGALEFEELVTFQEVSQVIHRVEMVLRIKSEILNYVNELGNEGRLISMQLEELVSNVEKEAGLLIKDYVKDHHQDERVILKQLKKLSNDELLDDLVIVKLLGFSKNINLSEHTITPRGYRILHKIPRIPPIVVENLIDKFEDIRQIMRASIEELDEVDGIGEARAKKIKEGLTRIQEQLFIDRHI
- a CDS encoding PIN/TRAM domain-containing protein; translated protein: MLRWIVKLFFVFLGGTLGYLFVPDLIQNLNLGLPDWITNSYVGAAIIGAIIFYLSSFWITDYIVGLIRLVEEKLVKAPVTDVLFGTMGIIFGLIVAFLIVLPLNTINIPVLSTVLPIFLTLLLGYLGFQVGFKKRDELISLFTRKSDRKKEIDEVVKERHGVELKILDTSVIIDGRIADICQTGFLEGTLVIPQFVLEELQHIADSSDVLKRNRGRRGLDILNKIQKELSINVEIYEGDFDEIQEVDSKLVKLAKLVSGLVVTNDFNLNKVCDLQGVPVLNINDLANAVKPIVLPGEELHVQVIKDGKEHNQGIAYLDDGTMIVVEGGRDFISKHIDVIVTSVLQTSAGRMIFAKPKVLEKAL
- the ispD gene encoding 2-C-methyl-D-erythritol 4-phosphate cytidylyltransferase is translated as MMYSVVIPAAGQGKRMKLNKNKQFLILEEKPVIIHTLAVFQRDSWCEEIIIVANSSEVEQIKELISTYGITKVNKIVPGGNERQNSVYNGLKAIEKAEIVLIHDGARPFVTEELIHKLVVEAENKDAAILAVPIKDTVKESDGTKVLHTVDRSMLWSAQTPQAFKSEIILQAHEWADKNQFIGTDDASLLEQLQKGVSIVLGDYFNIKLTTPEDIVFAQSIMEVKRGGNE
- the ispF gene encoding 2-C-methyl-D-erythritol 2,4-cyclodiphosphate synthase encodes the protein MMRIGQGYDVHQLVEGRPLIIGGIEIPHEKGLLGHSDADVLLHTVADAVLGAIAEGDIGKHFPDTDPAYKGADSAKLLSHVWELVKQKGYKLGNIDCTIIAQRPKMAPYIPKMRQRISELLEADIDQVNVKATTTEKLGFCGREEGIASQATVLLVKM
- the gltX gene encoding glutamate--tRNA ligase, whose product is MSRQVRVRFAPSPTGHLHIGGARSALFNYLFARNQGGKFIVRIEDTDQARNVDTAQDKLLESMKWLGIEWDESVDVGGEFGPYRCMDRLEIYEEHIKQLIDSGKAYYCYMTEEESEKEREEQLAKGETPKYSGRDRYLTAEQRTAHEEAGKKPVVRFLVPEGQEVVVDDAIRGRVSFETDGIGDFIIARRDGIPMYNFAVVVDDHLMEISHVIRGEEHLSNAPRQVLLYQAFGWEAPTFAHASLILNQDRQKMSKRDESIIQFVEQYRDLGYSSEALVNFLALLGWSPVGEEEIFTKEEIIEQFSLERVSKAPAVFDTQKLEWMNNQYMKKAPADKVVELALPHLISSGKLPVEMSEQQSAWARDLILLHQEKMSYGAEIVGLTELFFKSDIEYNEEAQEVLNEEQVPTVIQEFKAQLEALETFTAEDIKAATKATQKATGQKGKQLFMPIRVATTGQTHGPDLPQAISLLGKDIVLARLQNLL
- the epsC gene encoding serine O-acetyltransferase EpsC gives rise to the protein MFKTLRNDIDVVFEQDPAARNKLEVILTYSGLHAIWGHRLAHGLWKKRLFFLARLFSQISRFITGIEIHPGAVIGQRLFIDHGMGVVIGETCEIGDNVTIYQGVTLGGTGKEKGKRHPTIEDNVLIASGAKILGSMTIGKNSRIGAGSVVLKEVPPNSTVVGIPGRVVMQDGVKIRRDLDHINLPDPVADKLKELEEEIKSLKNEIETLKQS